The DNA window AGGGCATCGCCGCCAGCAGTGGCAGCGCCTGCAAGGTCGGCAGCCCGGAGCCGTCTGCTGTCCTGCTCAGCATGGGCTTCGACCGCACCTGGGCGCTGGGTGGCCTGCGCCTGACCGTTGGCCGCCACACCACAGACGAAGATATCGACTACGCTCTGGAAGTTATCCCGGATGCAGTTGAGCGCGTCCGCAAGCTGGGAGTAGCTGGCTGATGCCCGGTCCGCGTGTCGTCGTTGCCATGAGCGGCGGCGTAGATAGCTCGGTCGCTGCTGCTCTGTTGATCGAACAGGGGTATGAAGTCGTCGGCATGATGCTACGCCTGTGGGCGGAGGACTTCGTCGCCGAAGACCAGGTCTGCGATACGCATAACCGCTGCTGCACACCTGATCAAATGCGTGATGCCCGCCGTGTGGCCGACCTGCTGGGAATCCCATTTTATGTCCTCGACACGCGCGAGGTCTTCCGCCAGCAGATCGTCCAGCGCTTCATCGACGGCTATGCTTCCGGCGAAACGCCTAATCCCTGCCTGGCCTGTAACCGGCACATCCGCTTCACTCACCTGCTGAACCACGCTCTGGCTCTGGACGCGGAATACCTGGCCACCGGGCATTATGCCCGCCTGTGGCGCGCCAGCGACGGGCGCATAGCGTTACTCAAAGGGATCGATGAGGCCAAAGACCAGAGCTACGTCCTGAGCGTCCTGCGACAGGAGCAACTCCGGCATGCGCTGTTTCCCGTTGGGGACTACCACAAAGCAGAAGTGCGCGCCCTGGCGGAACGATTTGGCCTGCCCGTCGCCAGCAAGCACGATAGCCAGGACCTGTGCTTCCTGGCGGACGGCGACTACCGGCGCTTCCTGCGCCAGTACGCTTCGGATGCCATCCGCCCCGGCCCGATCATGACGACTGCCGGCGACATCCTGGGGCAGCACACCGGCCTGCCGGATTACACCATCGGCCAGCGCAAGGGACTGGGCATCAGCTATGCCGAACCGCTGTACGTCCTGGCCAAGGATACAACCCGCAACGCTCTGATCGTCGGGACGCGCGCCGAACTGGGAAAGATCGTGCTGGTAGCCCGCGACGTGAACTGGATTAGCGGGGAGCCACCAGCGGAATCCCTGCGGGCGACAGTGAAGATCCGCTACAAGGCCCGGCCTGCCACCGCAACTGTTACCCCTCTGTCCGGCGATCGCGTTCACGTCCGCTTTGATGCGCCACTGCGTGATATCGCCCCTGGCCAGGGCGCAGTGTTCTATGATGGCGATCGTTGCCTGGGCAGCGGAATCATCGAACAGGCAGTTGATGGCCCGTAAGATCAGCGGATCAGCAGGGCGCGGATCTCATCCCGCCAGAATATCATCAGGACAGTCGCCAGCACAATATAAGGCCCGTAGGGCAACGCCGTGAACAGGCTGTAACGCCGCCGGCTGATAAAGCGGCTCAGCAGATACAGGAGCGATCCCGCTGCCCCCAGCAAGATCGTCAGGATCAGCGCGAGGAGTATCAGCCGCCAGCCCAGCAGCATCCCGCTCAGCGTTCCCAGCAACACATCGCCAAAGCCAAAGGCCACTGTATCTGTCCGCATCAGGCGGGAAAAGCCCAGCCCGCCCAGATACATCACAAAGAACAGCAGGAAGCCCAGCCCGCCGCCAAGCACGGCATCCTGCCAGGCAGGGGGTGGCGCGAATAAGCTTCTCAGCAGCGCCACCAGACACGCCGGAAGAATCACTGCCAGCAAAATCAGGCGATGTTCGATGTCGATGACTGTGATTAACGCCAGGATTGCCACAACGAGCAGGTTGAAAAGCGTTTGTCCGGACCAGCCATAATGCCCCACAATCAGAGCGCAGGCGATACCCAGCCCGGCCTCTACCAGCAGATGCCGCCATCCCAGCCGCGCCCCGCCCGGTGATTCCCGCCGCCCGGCGGCAAAGGCCAGCAATGCCAGCCAGGTGACCGGCTGGCGAACCGATCCGTCCGGGTAGTGCGGGCGCAACGGACGGCCTCTAGCATCCGCCTCACCGGCGGCAACAAAACGCGCCGCTGGCAGGTAATCCGCCAGCGCGTTGGCAATTCCACCAGCTAGGATACCGATCAGCCCGCCCAGCACTATGTCAATGATGGACATCGGCTACAGCCCCAAACCTAGCAGGAGCAGTCCTGCAGGTGGCGGCGGAAGCAGCGAGATGATCATGCTCAGCACCATGATCACCGCGATGACAGCGGTGATGATCAGGGCAATACGCTGCTGACGCGAGCGGGAATTCAGGAGCTTATTCCTAGCAGTGCGCTTCTTGGCCACGTGAATCCTACCCTCCACAACGATCGAGCGGGGCCATTATACCACGTCCAGCCCGGTCAATGACTGGCCAACGCACCGGCCGTACCGGGGACAACAGCGTGGTAGAATCACCTCCGGCCACAGCGCCAGAACTGTCCACCATCAACCACCGGGAGTTCAGCCTTGATCGACCTGAAGCGAATGGCTACTGCACTGCTCATCGGATTGGCAATCCTGTCCGGCCTGCCGGAAATGAGCAGCCCGTCCATAACCGGGCAAACACCCGTGACCATCACGATCGGCACGACCGATTTTCCGCGCTCGTTGGACCCCGCCACCGCCGTTGACCTGCCGTCGGTAGAAGTGCTGAACCATCTCTATACCGGCCTGACCCGCCAGCGACCGGGCACGCTGGACTTTGAACTGGCCCTGGCGGCGGAACACCGTATCAGCGCCGACGGTCTGGAGCACTACTTCACCATCCGCAGTGACGCCGCCTTCGCCGATGGCACCCCGATCTCCGCCGCGACCTTTGCCCGATCGATCACCCGTGTCCTGAACCTGGGCCGGGAAGGCGCGGATGTCATCGGGCGCTATGTCGTCAGCGCCGCCGCAGAAGAGGGCAATGTCCTGACCATCAGGCTGCAGGTCCCGCTGCCGGATATCAAGCCGCTGCTGGCGCTACCTCAATTCTTCCCCCAGCATCCGGCTGTCTACCCGGACAATAGCGTACTGGCGGTGGAAGACATGTTGACTCTGATCGGCAACGGGCCATACCGAATCGACTCTTTTGAGCCTGACACCGCTATAACCCTGATGCCCGATCCCGCCTATCGTGGCCCGGCGCCAGCCAACGATCGGGTTGTGCTGCGCCGCTACGCCATACCGATCGATCTTCGCCGGGCGCTGGAAAGCCGCGAGGTAGATATCGCCTGGCGCGCTCTGGCCGAACCGGACCTGGCGCATCTGGCCCGGGACCCGGCGCTGATCCGGCTTGACCAGCCTAACCTGCAAACCTACTATCTGCTGCTTAACCATACACCGATGAGCATCAGCGGCCTGGATTCCTTTGAAGACCCGGCTATCCGACAAGCCTTCGCTCTTCTCGTCGATCGTGAAGCGTCCGCCAGCCTTGGCCTGCGCGATGCTGTCCTGCCTTTGTACACCGTACTGCCGCCAGAACTGAAGGCCGACAATGTACCTTTTCCCGTCCGCGACCCGAACCAAGCGGACGCTATCCTGAGTGAAGCGGGGTACCGCCCTCGCCGCCGTCCGATCAGCACCGCGCTCCTGATCGCCACCGATGCTTATGGCGACCGCATGGCCAGCGCTGCCGCCGAGATACGCCGGGCCATCGAAAGTAGTGAGATTATCGCCACCGTAGCCATCAACGATAGCCTGACTCCGACCTTCATCGGGGCCATTAACCGCGGCGAATACCTGTGCGCCATCATTGGCTGGCGACCGGCCTTTGCCAGCCCAATAGCCTACCTCATCCCTCTGGCTCGCTCGGATAGCCCGATCCCCGCCGGAGCCGGTTACAGCAGCGCAACGGTTGACCGCATGCTGCTGGAACTTGGCCTGACCCGGGATGAACAACAGCACGCTGAACTCTACAATGCTATCCAGCAGGAGATTCTGGCCAGGGTAGACCTGATACCTCTGTGGCAGGGCAAGGATGTCATCGTCTACAACGAGGCTATCACCGGGATTCTGCTGGAGCGCAACAGCTGGCTGCGCTACGATGCACTCTCGCGGCAACCATAAGCATGGATCAGTCTGATTTGACCTGCCACAGGACGGACCGCGCCCGCCCATCGCGGATGGTCCACACCGTCACAGCAGGGTGAATCAGATCCGCCAGGCTGATAATGATGTAGAAGGCGGCAGGGTACTGCGCTTCGGCGATATCGGTATCCGAGGGCCGCGGCGGGCCAGTCGGGTGCGAATGATAGATGGCGATCAACTCCCATCCCCGGCCTTCGAAGGCGGCAAGAGCACGCACCTGCTCGTCAGGTGCCATGCGGAAGCGCACCATAGGGTCATCAGCTACATTGTGGATCGGCCAGATCATCCGCCCCTCTGTGCCGATCCCGCCGATCAGGCCGCATGCCTCATCGGGATAGACCTGGCGAGCATGGGCGATCATCGCCTCGACCATCGCCACTGGGAGCGACAGCATCGCACCGCCTCCGCCCCCTTTCTGATAACTAAAGAGACGCCACGCAGGGGGTGGCGTCTCTCATGCTGCAACTGGCAAACTGGCTCTCCCCCCTTACGGGGCAGAGTCGTAACCAGGACCTTTCGAGAAGAAGTCGTAGTTGTGCTGGATGTCCGCGGTCAGATCCACCACCTCGCCACCCTTGGCAGTATAGCGTTCCCCGCCGAAAGGATAACGTTCCTGGCCAGCAGCCATCGTATACTGGGCCGGTACTTCTTCCTCAGGGAAGATGGCCTCAAACGGGCATTCCGGAACACAGGCACCGCAGTCAATGCAGGTGTCAGGGTCAATGAAGTACCAGGGCCACTCTGACTCCGGGAAGCCTGGAACAATGCACTCGACCGGGCACACCTCGACGCAAGCGCCATCACGCAGGCACAGACTCGTGATGATGTGAGTCATTTCCTCTCTCCTCACCAGTTAGCTTAAGAGGGCTTGCTCAGCTTCAAGCAACACTATACCAGTAACCCTCCCCCGGTGGCAAGCAATTGAAGCTCCGAACTTCCCCAAAAGTCATGACAAAAGTCCCCTTCCCGGCCAGGAAGAGGACTTTGACCTTGTGGCTACTATGAGCCAGATTGCCCGTCGGTTAGCCCCTGGCGGCGGCGTAAAGCTCCGCCACGTAGTCCCAGTTGACCACATTCCACCACGCAGCAATGTATTCCGGACGGCGGTTCTGGTACTTCAGGTAGTAAGCGTGCTCCCAGACATCCAGAGCCAGGAGGGGCGTCTTGCCTTCCATCAGCGGGCAGTCCTGGTTGGGAGTGCTGCTGACTTCTAGCCTGCCGCTGGCGTAGACAAGCCAGGCCCAGCCGGAGCCAAACAGAGTCGCTGCCGCCTTGGAAAACTGCTCCTTAAAGGTGTCAAAACCGCCAAAAGTCTGGTTGATGGCTTTGGCCAGCTCGCCCGTGGGCGTACCGCCGCCCCGTGGACTCATCATCCGCCAGAAAAGATTGTGGTTATAAAAACCACCGCCGTGGTTGCGTACCGCTGTGGGCAGCACCGCCACACCCTTGCGCAGGATTTCCTCGATGCTCAGATTAGCCAGATCGGTGCCTTCAATAGCAGCGTTAAGATTGTTGGTGTAAGCGGCGTGATGCTTGTCATGATGCAGCCGCATCGTCGCTTCATCGATATACGGTTCCAGCGCGTTATAGTCATAAGGAAGCGGGGGAAGTTCAAAAGCCATTTTTGCTGATCTCCTCTAAACCAATTGACATTGGTTGAGCACAATGCTACCATCCAGCCACACCATATTCTAACCAAATCATCCCAAATGTGTCAAAAATAGAACGATAGAAACGCGTAAGAAATGCGCGCTCTCCGCAGAGTTCGGCCACCCTCACCCTATCTTGCGCTGGCTATTGGCGTGCTGGCCGCTTCTACCGCGTCGCTCTTTATCCGCTATACCCAGCAGGAAGGCGTCCCCTCGCTGACTATTGCCGCCATCCGCCTGTCACTGGCCGCGCTATTGCTGACTCCGGTCGCTCTGCAGGGCTACCGCGGAGAGCTGCGTCGTCTTTCTCTCGCCGGGTACAGCCTGGCGCTGGCCTCCGGCTGCTTCCTGGCCATTCACTTTGCCAGCTGGATCACATCGCTGGAGCACACGTCTGTGCTGATCAGCGTGGTACTCGTCTCTACCAGCCCACTCTGGGTAGCCCTGCTGGCCCCGCTATTGATCCGCGAAGCATTCGACCGGCGCATCCTGTTCGGAATCATCATTGCTTTCGCCGGCGGCATGTTGATCACGCTGGCCGAGGACAACAGCGCCTCCGGCCCGCAACCTGCGCCACTAGTGGGCAGCGTGCTGGCCCTGACCGGCGCGATTGCTGTTGCCCTGTACCTGATCACCGGGCGCCGCCTGAGGGCCAACCTGAGCGTGGTGGCATATATCTGGCTGGTCTATGGCACAGCAGCCATCGTGCTGCTGCTGGCCGTCGCCCTGACTGGCGGCTCTCTAGCAGACTACAGCCCGACGGCATACTTCTGGATGCTCATGCTGGCCGTTATCCCCCAGCTTATCGGCCATTCGTCATTCAACTACGCGCTGGGGCATCTCCCGGCGGCTTATGTGAGCCTGGTCAGCCTGGCAGAACCTGCCGGCAGCAGCGTCCTGGCATTCATCTTCCTGGGGGAAGCGCCAGCGGTGCTGC is part of the Anaerolineae bacterium genome and encodes:
- the mnmA gene encoding tRNA 2-thiouridine(34) synthase MnmA, with the translated sequence MMPGPRVVVAMSGGVDSSVAAALLIEQGYEVVGMMLRLWAEDFVAEDQVCDTHNRCCTPDQMRDARRVADLLGIPFYVLDTREVFRQQIVQRFIDGYASGETPNPCLACNRHIRFTHLLNHALALDAEYLATGHYARLWRASDGRIALLKGIDEAKDQSYVLSVLRQEQLRHALFPVGDYHKAEVRALAERFGLPVASKHDSQDLCFLADGDYRRFLRQYASDAIRPGPIMTTAGDILGQHTGLPDYTIGQRKGLGISYAEPLYVLAKDTTRNALIVGTRAELGKIVLVARDVNWISGEPPAESLRATVKIRYKARPATATVTPLSGDRVHVRFDAPLRDIAPGQGAVFYDGDRCLGSGIIEQAVDGP
- a CDS encoding prepilin peptidase, whose translation is MSIIDIVLGGLIGILAGGIANALADYLPAARFVAAGEADARGRPLRPHYPDGSVRQPVTWLALLAFAAGRRESPGGARLGWRHLLVEAGLGIACALIVGHYGWSGQTLFNLLVVAILALITVIDIEHRLILLAVILPACLVALLRSLFAPPPAWQDAVLGGGLGFLLFFVMYLGGLGFSRLMRTDTVAFGFGDVLLGTLSGMLLGWRLILLALILTILLGAAGSLLYLLSRFISRRRYSLFTALPYGPYIVLATVLMIFWRDEIRALLIR
- a CDS encoding M67 family metallopeptidase; its protein translation is MLSLPVAMVEAMIAHARQVYPDEACGLIGGIGTEGRMIWPIHNVADDPMVRFRMAPDEQVRALAAFEGRGWELIAIYHSHPTGPPRPSDTDIAEAQYPAAFYIIISLADLIHPAVTVWTIRDGRARSVLWQVKSD
- a CDS encoding ferredoxin family protein, whose amino-acid sequence is MTHIITSLCLRDGACVEVCPVECIVPGFPESEWPWYFIDPDTCIDCGACVPECPFEAIFPEEEVPAQYTMAAGQERYPFGGERYTAKGGEVVDLTADIQHNYDFFSKGPGYDSAP
- a CDS encoding superoxide dismutase — protein: MAFELPPLPYDYNALEPYIDEATMRLHHDKHHAAYTNNLNAAIEGTDLANLSIEEILRKGVAVLPTAVRNHGGGFYNHNLFWRMMSPRGGGTPTGELAKAINQTFGGFDTFKEQFSKAAATLFGSGWAWLVYASGRLEVSSTPNQDCPLMEGKTPLLALDVWEHAYYLKYQNRRPEYIAAWWNVVNWDYVAELYAAARG
- a CDS encoding DMT family transporter — its product is MRALRRVRPPSPYLALAIGVLAASTASLFIRYTQQEGVPSLTIAAIRLSLAALLLTPVALQGYRGELRRLSLAGYSLALASGCFLAIHFASWITSLEHTSVLISVVLVSTSPLWVALLAPLLIREAFDRRILFGIIIAFAGGMLITLAEDNSASGPQPAPLVGSVLALTGAIAVALYLITGRRLRANLSVVAYIWLVYGTAAIVLLLAVALTGGSLADYSPTAYFWMLMLAVIPQLIGHSSFNYALGHLPAAYVSLVSLAEPAGSSVLAFIFLGEAPAVLQVVGAGLILLGVFVAQQTTARSANPPIPPDIPVE